One part of the Andrena cerasifolii isolate SP2316 chromosome 4, iyAndCera1_principal, whole genome shotgun sequence genome encodes these proteins:
- the LOC143368402 gene encoding BTB/POZ domain-containing protein KCTD3, with protein MALPPSFGLSDIVRLNVGGTRFSTSRQTLTWVPDSFFTALLSSRIASYRDEMGALFIDRDPKLFSIILNYLRTKDIDLKNVDLRTLRHEAEYYGVTPLVKRLILCEDLTQSSCGDVLFYGYLPPPSIPLQEPTTIASNIGDVSVHGRVSGNATNSRVEIPSTSQCTPPAASSNHANTGQQNHKGVLGTHVRNSSLDYRIQQRGLPHSRTSSLDLRHVRNNSADLNKLYKNDISLVFGPQQVSSWVDPLRVQIIKAHHNWIVIAYAHFITCYRLKDSSGWQHAFTSPHIESVIERVAITSKLNTSVDVKMVAISYGNQVRLWSVSANGIKTNIGTFNLNVRVEYLFFIGSQLVALSPTDKIGVWHAMTHHWQIQDVVPILSFDTAGSFLLLGCNNGSIYYIDMEKFPLRMKDNDLLVTELYRDPNYDPITAISVYLTPKTSLCGNWIEIAYGTKSGSVRVIVQHPETVGHGPQLFQTFTVHQSSVTKVTLSEKYLVSVCSEYNHVRSWAVKRFRGMISTQPGSTPEASFKIVSLEAIEPCISYNAGNDFGPFGEQDDEQVFVQKVVPETDQLFVRLASNGKRVCVIKSVDGSIISSFYVHECEGSSRMGSRPRRFIFTGHSNGTIQMWDLTTALEPTFSSSQNVSGGPTPEELWKLLDQCDLSNSYSSTPCISPCPSLISSGPSIKTSNVLFLNQSQNSEATPGPSET; from the exons ATGGCCCTGCCTCCTTCTTTCGGGCTTAGTGACATCGTGCGTTTAAATGTTGGTGGGACGAG GTTTTCAACGTCCAGACAGACACTGACATGGGTCCCAGATTCCTTTTTCACAGCTTTGTTAAGTAGTCGAATCGCCAGTTACAGAGACGAGATGGGAGCATTGTTCATCGACAGAGATCCTAAGCTGTTCTCTATCATATTGAACTATCTGCGCACGAAGGACATCGACTTAAAGAACGTAGATCTTCGGACGTTGAGACACGAGGCGGAGTATTACGGCGTTACTCCTTTGGTTAAGCGACTGATACTGTGCGAGGATCTGACTCAATCTTCTTGCGGAGATGTACTGTTCTACGGGTATTTACCACCTCCAA GTATACCATTACAAGAACCTACTACCATTGCATCGAACATAGGAGATGTATCTGTTCATGGTAGAGTTTCTGGTAATGCTACTAACTCTAGAGTAGAAATACCATCCACTTCGCAGTGTACACCTCCTGCGGCTTCTAGCAATCACGCTAATACCG GACAACAGAATCATAAAGGAGTGCTCGGTACTCACGTACGAAACTCCTCGTTGGATTACAGAATCCAGCAAAGAGGCTTACCGCATTCACGTACTTCATCCCTAGATTTAAGACACGTTAGGAATAATTCGGCAGACTTAAATAAGTTGTATAAGAACGACATAAGCTTAGTGTTCGGCCCCCAGCAAG TTTCGTCATGGGTCGACCCTTTAAGGGTTCAGATCATAAAGGCGCATCACAATTGGATCGTGATTGCTTATGCGCATTTTATAACGTGTTACCGACTTAAAGACTCATCCGGATGGCAGCATGCATTTACTAGTCCCCATATCGAATCGGTTATCGAAAGGGTTGCTATAACTTCGAAATTGAACACTAGCGTCGATGTGAAAATGGTAGCTATTTCTTATGGGAATCAAGTCAGATTGTGGAGCGTTTCAGCGAATGGGATAAAGACCAACATCGGCACGTTTAATTTAAACGTGCGCGTGGAGTATTTGTTCTTTATTGGAAGCCAATTAGTTGCTCTGTCTCCTACCGATAAAATTGGTGTGTGGCACGCCATGACGCATCATTGGCAGATACAAGACGTGGTACCTATCTTATCGTTCGACACAGCCGGCTCTTTTCTCCTACTGGGATGCAACAATGGATCCATTTACTATATTG ACATGGAAAAGTTCCCTCTGAGAATGAAGGATAACGATCTGCTTGTAACTGAATTGTACCGTGATCCAAATTACGATCCCATTACAGCCATATCTGTTTATTTAACACCAAAGACAT CTCTCTGTGGCAATTGGATTGAAATCGCATATGGCACGAAATCTGGCAGTGTGAGAGTTATAGTCCAGCATCCCGAGACCGTTGGACATGGACCGCAATTGTTCCAAACGTTTACTGTCCATCAGAGTAGCGTAACAAAA GTGACGTTATCAGAAAAGTATCTGGTATCAGTTTGTTCCGAATACAATCATGTCAGGAGTTGGGCTGTGAAGAGATTTCGTGGAATGATATCCACTCAGCCTGGATCGACGCCTGAAGCTAGTTTCAAAATCGTATCCTTGGAAGCGATCGAGCCTTGCATCAGTTACAACGCTGGCAATGATTTCG GACCATTCGGGGAACAGGATGACGAGCAAGTGTTCGTGCAGAAAGTAGTACCTGAAACTGACCAGCTGTTCGTACGTTTAGCATCCAATGGAAAGAGGGTTTGCGTAATCAAATCAGTGGACGGCAGTATTATAAGCTCATTTTACGTCCACGAATGCGAAGGGTCTAGCCGTATGGGCTCTAGACCCAGGCGATTTATATTCACTGGACATTCTAATGGCACCATTCAAATGTGGGATCTCACGACAGCTTTGGAGCCGACATTTTCTTCCTCTCAAA ATGTTTCTGGGGGACCTACGCCTGAAGAGCTTTGGAAACTGTTAGATCAGTGCGACTTAAGTAATAGTTACTCCTCAACTCCGTGCATAAGCCCGTGCCCTTCGCTTATATCCTCGGGACCAAGCATAAAAACAAGCAACGTATTGTTTCTGAACCAGTCGCAGAACTCCGAAGCGACACCTGGACCTAGCGAAACATAG
- the Psmg1 gene encoding proteasome assembly chaperone 1, producing the protein MVSFFGEVVFPVSRAFWDEEDENGPSETPVHQSELSLRWLKEKPAVINTLIVIEGEMLIDFSRECLCQDSEEACVVEDEKQKKACVIYKVNNEVYLCIVSPRFDVKFAGKLVDKISNILSTAKRTICITCHHISHFRTAKIPTVPSFLRMLATKNGGSVCSLKEPLLEQPNIVYGVTAGVLSYAEFMELPSVLYILYTDTFVLDSLSADPLLKLFSAMDCTVHDVVFTGKNFFNKGNLYM; encoded by the exons atggtaagctTTTTCGGTGAAGTAGTATTCCCAGTTTCACGAGCATTTtgggacgaggaggacgaaaaTGGACCCAGTGAAACTCCAGTTCATCAATC TGAGCTGTCGCTTCGATGGTTGAAAGAAAAGCCAGCTGTGATTAACACGTTAATCGTGATCGAGGGTGAAATGTTAATTG ATTTCTCCAGGGAATGCCTGTGCCAGGATTCCGAAGAAGCTTGTGTCGTGGAGGACGAGAAGCAGAAGAAGGCATGTGTGATTTACAAAGTTAACAACGAGGTGTACTTATGCATCGTATCTCCCCGCTTCGATGTGAAATTCGCTGGCAAGCTGGTCGACAAG ATCTCCAACATCTTGTCCACCGCGAAGAGGACAATTTGCATAACGTGCCATCATATATCGCACTTTAGAACTGCGAAAATACCAACAGTACCATCTTTCTTGAGAATGTTGGCTACGAAGAACGGAGGAAGTGTTTGTAGCTTAAAGGAGCCCCTCTTAGAACAACCAAACATCGTTTATGGAGTTACAGCAGGAG TTTTATCGTACGCCGAGTTCATGGAGCTACCCTCGGTTTTATACATTTTATATACAGATACTTTTGTACTCGATTCGCTCTCCGCTGATCCGCTTTTAAAACTATTCTCAGCGATGGACTGCACAGTGCACGACGTTGTCTTTACtgggaagaatttttttaataaaggaaATCTTTATATGTGA
- the Sras gene encoding ras converting CAAX endopeptidase Sras → MCPSRSLARSFPAPPSRRSPLPQWDRDTSNQHQYGVMETADRNTDLSCVSAILSCLALSVVFVASFYVWSSAYNREHPTTIKKRFFSVFIISLISPASLYFGMNEKVFQKATIWELLGLRWPGLIQAIVLPLLLTMILFLGPLSVQGFNGLWRLYTEPMYWLGSVRTLTWWRNQVVAPLSEEWTFRACMLPLLLQCFTPTTAIFVCPLFFGVAHFHHVIHRVKAGMQLKHVLFISCFQFAYTTLFGAYAAFLFAKTGHLAAAFTAHSFCNHMGFPDLSEVVAFRDPIKRAGLFSLFVIGLAAWCFLLTPMTNPTLYHNNLFWHKHFV, encoded by the exons ATGTGTCCCTctcgttcgctcgctcgctctttcCCAGCTCCCCCTTCACGCCGATCCCCTCTTCCTCAGTGGGATCGCGACACAAGCAACCAACATCAGTATGGAGTTATGGAGACCGCGGACCGAAATACCGATTTATCCTGCGTGTCCGCGATATTATCATGTCTCGCTCTATCGGTGGTGTTCGTCGCGAGCTTCTACGTATGGAGTTCTGCGTATAATAG GGAACATCCTACTACAATAAAGAAAAGATTTTTTAGCGTTTTTATTATATCCCTTATATCTCCCGCATCGTTGTATTTTGGAATGAATGAGAAAGTGTTTCAGAAG GCAACAATTTGGGAATTATTGGGCCTGCGATGGCCAGGTTTAATTCAAGCGATTGTGCTACCACTGTTACTGACAATGATACTATTTCTTGGGCCATTAAGCGTACAAGGTTTTAATGGTCTGTGGAGATTGTACACTG AGCCCATGTATTGGCTCGGAAGTGTACGAACATTAACGTGGTGGAGAAACCAAGTAGTCGCGCCTCTGTCCGAAGAATGGACCTTCAGAGCGTGCATGTTACCATTGCTTTTGCAATGCTTCACGCCAACTACTGCCATATTCGTCTGCCCCTTATTTTTCGGGGTGGCTCACTTTCATCATGTAATACACAGAGTAAAAGCGGGCATGCAACTTAAACACGTACTTTTTATATCTT GTTTTCAATTCGCATATACGACACTGTTCGGAGCGTATGCAGCTTTTCTTTTCGCTAAAACAG GACACTTAGCAGCGGCATTTACGGCACATTCATTTTGCAATCATATGGGATTCCCAGATCTGTCCGAAGTTGTAGCGTTTAGGGATCCTATAAAGAGAGCTGGACTGTTTTCCTTGTTCGTTATTGGCCTCGCGGCGTGGTGTTTCCTGTTAACGCCAATGACGAACCCAACATTGTatcataataatttattttggcATAAGCATTTTGTATGA
- the Fbxo11 gene encoding F-box protein 11 → MPSASFTSSRNYVRRSRRKGANRIPLPSRTTSAEPCDLPCSASNQIPPGGGVGGGGGGGGGGGGSGGRGSSPSVSGVAAPSPSPSHSHSSPYDLRRKSPPHPDPAPGTSSALPPSGGSSIGATLGSSSLPARKRPRRTCSLSTDGTNTNTAAHYLQYELPDEVLLTIFNYLMEQDLCRVSQVCKRFQAIANDTELWKSLYQQVYEYDLPLFNPAPCKFEFVSPDESDYPNPWKESFRQLYRGVHVRPGFQDLKFKGRNLPYFNTVQGALDYVDEYRSNSGSSSNNSTSTSGQGNCCGSNSQSSEEAPQHLVFLHAGIYRGEFLVIDSDVALIGAAPGNVAESVILERESESTVMFVEGAKRAYAGHLTLKFTPDVTSTVPHHKHYCLEVGENCSPTVDHCIIRSSSVVGAAVCVSGVGANPVVKNCDISDCENVGLYVTDYAQGTYEDNEISRNALAGIWVKNYANPIMRRNHIHHGRDVGIFTFDNGLGYFEANDIHNNRIAGFEVKAGANPTVVHCEIHHGQTGGIYVHENGLGQFIDNKIHSNNFAGVWITSNSNPTIRRNEIYNGHQGGVYIFGEGRGLIEHNNIYGNALAGIQIRTNSDPIVRHNKIHHGQHGGIYVHEKGQGLIEENEVYANTLAGVWITTGSTPVLRRNRIHSGKQVGVYFYDNGHGKLEDNDIFNHLYSGVQIRTGSNPVIRGNKIWGGQNGGVLVYNSGLGLLEQNEIFDNAMAGVWIKTDSNPTLKRNKIFDGRDGGICIFNGGKGVLEENDIFRNAQAGVLISTQSHPVLRRNRIFDGLAAGVEITNNATATLEFNQIFNNRFGGLCLASGVQPTTRGNKIFNNQDAVEKAVGNGQCLYKISSYTSFPMHDFYRCQTCNTTDRNAICVNCIKTCHAGHDVEFIRHDRFFCDCGAGTLSNQCQLQGEPTQDTDTLYDSAAPMESHTLMVN, encoded by the exons ATGCCAAGCGCCTCGTTCACATCGTCGCGCAATTACGTGCGGAGATCACGGAGAAAAGGCGCGAACAGGATCCCCCTGCCTTCGAGAACCACCTCGG CCGAGCCATGCGACTTGCCATGTTCAGCGTCAAATCAGATACCTCCTGGTGGTGGAGTTGgtggagggggaggaggaggaggaggcggggGTGGAAGCGGCGGAAGAGGATCTTCGCCCAGTGTGTCCGGCGTTGCCGCGCCATCGCCGTCCCCGTCGCATTCGCACTCTTCTCCGTACGACTTAAGGCGCAAGAGTCCACCTCATCCGGACCCTGCTCCTGGCACAAGCTCCGCTCTACCCCCGTCGGGTGGTAGCAGTATCGGCGCCACTCTTGGTTCTTCCTCCCTGCCAGCGAGAAAACGACCTAGGCGGACGTGTTCATTATCCACAGACg GTACAAACACAAACACCGCAGCGCATTACCTTCAGTACGAGTTACCAGACGAAGTACTGCttactatatttaattatctaatgGAACAAGATCTGTGCAGAGTATCGCAGGTTTGCAAGCGTTTCCAAGCGATCGCGAACGACACCGAGCTATGGAAGTCCCTCTACCAGCAAGTTTATGAATACGATCTACCACTATTTAATCCTGCACCTTGTAAATTCGAATTCGTATCACCGGACGAGTCAGACTACCCGAATCCATGGAAAGAGAGCTTTAGGCAATTATACAGGGGAGTTCACGTTAGACCAGGATTTCAGGATTTGAAGTTCAAGGGGAGGAATCTGCCATACTTTAATACGGTTCAAGGAGCGTTAGACTACGTAGACGAATATAGAAGCAATAGTGGCTCCTCGTCAAACAATAGCACAAGCACGAGCGGCCAGGGGAATTGCTGCGGGAGCAATTCCCAGTCGTCGGAGGAGGCACCTCAACATTTAGTTTTCTTACACGCTGGAATCTATAGAGGCGAGTTTCTCGTGATCGACAGCGACGTGGCATTGATCGGCGCAGCGCCCGGCAACGTGGCGGAGTCTGTTATACTAGAGCGAGAAAGTGAATCCACGGTTATGTTCGTGGAGGGAGCGAAACGAGCTTACGCCGGCCATCTTACGTTAAAATTCACCCCGGACGTTACTAGCACGGTGCCCCATCATAAACATTACTGTTTAGAAGTCGGCGAGAACTGCAGCCCCACTGTCGATCACTGCATTATCAGGAGTTCAAGCGTCG TTGGTGCAGCCGTTTGCGTGTCGGGCGTAGGGGCCAATCCCGTGGTGAAGAATTGTGACATATCGGATTGCGAGAACGTTGGCCTCTATGTCACCGACTACGCCCAAGGGACCTACGAGGACAACGAGATCTCTAGGAACGCGTTGGCCGGGATCTGGGTGAAGAATTACGCGAATCCGATAATGCGGAGGAATCATATCCACCACGGAAGGGACGTCGGTATATTTACGTTCGACAACGGCCTCGGCTACTTCGAGGCCAACGACATTCACAATAATCGAATAGCTGGCTTCGAGGTGAAGGCTGGTGCCAATCCGACGGTTGTACATTGCGAGATACATCACGGCCAGACCGGCGGGATTTACGTGCACGAGAACGGTTTAGGGCAGTTTATCGACAACAAGATCCACTCGAACAATTTCGCCGGCGTTTGGATCACCTCGAACTCGAACCCGACCATTCGTAGGAACGAGATATACAATGGCCACCAAGGAGGGGTATACATATTCGGCGAGGGCAGAGGCTTGATAGAACATAATAATATTTACGGGAACGCGCTGGCCGGGATACAGATCAGAACGAACTCCGATCCCATTGTCAGACACAACAAGATCCACCACGGCCAGCACGGCGGCATATACGTGCACGAGAAGGGGCAGGGCTTGATCGAGGAGAACGAGGTCTACGCGAACACTCTAGCCGGTGTCTGGATAACAACGGGATCGACGCCGGTGCTGAGAAGGAATCGCATTCACAGCGGCAAGCAAGTCGGCGTTTATTTTTACGACAACGGCCACGGAAAACTAGAGGACAATGATATTTTCAATCATTTGTATTCAGGAGTACAAATAAG GACTGGCAGCAATCCAGTGATACGTGGGAATAAAATATGGGGCGGACAGAACGGCGGCGTTCTTGTGTATAATAGCGGATTAGGTTTACTCGAGCAAAATGAGATTTTTGATAACGCGATGGCAGGAGTTTGGATCAAAACCGACAGTAACCCTACGTTAAAGAGAAACAAGATATTCGACGGTCGGGACGGTGGGATTTGTATATTCAACGGCGGCAAGG GTGTCCTCGAAGAAAACGATATATTTCGTAACGCCCAGGCTGGCGTTCTTATATCCACGCAATCTCATCCGGTCCTGAGGAGAAATCGAATCTTCGACGGGCTTGCGGCCGGCGTTGAGATAACGAACAATGCCACTGCCACGCTAGAATTTAatcaaattttcaataatagattcGGTGGTCTATGTTTAGCGAGCGGAGTTCAACCGACAACTAGAG gcaataaaatatttaataaccaaGACGCGGTGGAGAAAGCTGTCGGAAATGGCCaatgtttatacaaaatatCGTCGTACACGTCCTTTCCCATGCATGACTTCTATCGCTGCCAGACATGCAATACGACAGACCGCAACGCAATTTGTGTTAACTGTATAAAAACCTGTCATGCTGGCCACGATGTGGAATTCATCAGACACGACCG ATTCTTCTGTGACTGTGGTGCTGGAACATTAAGTAATCAGTGTCAACTTCAAGGTGAACCCACGCAAGATACAGACACGTTGTACGATAGCGCAGCACCGATGGAGTCGCATACACTTATGGTCAACTAG
- the Cyck gene encoding cyclin K: MPCWYYEKKELRNTPSIQDGIDYETECRYRKEGARFIIDTGTKMDLGYNTMATGVVYFHRFYMFHSFKNFPRYVTACCCLFLAGKVEETPKKCKDIIKTAKTLLTEQKFMTFGEDPKEEVMTLERILLQTIKFDLQVEHPYSYLLKYAKCLKGDKNKLQKMVQMAWTFVNDSLCTTLSLQWEPEIIAVALMYLAGKLSKFEVVDWNGRQTKHLRWWDMFVEDVTMDLLEDICHQVLDLYSQANNSKTPDSPPMTPSNEPCRDRGVTAPPVESASTTPNATPGKSTKVEVTAVSANGCPTTDATDAMKPIEVPPHFPTYPAPGFAPNNTNYPPAFPPANVSVPPPPVNTMNHIVPPMHHIGSSAAIRPAPPTPTTTQPPFQPYPYPTNASYFPPSNPVPPAPRTYYPPQP, encoded by the exons ATGCCATGCTGGTATTACGAGAAGAAGGAGCTACGAAACACACCGTCCATTCAGGATGGAATTGATTACGAGACCGAATGTAGATACAGGAAGGAAGGTGCCCGTTTCATAATTGACACGGGCACGAAAATGGACCTAGGGTATAATACGATGGCAACTGGTGTCGTTTATTTTCACAGGTTTTACATGTTCCATTCGTTTAAAAACTTCCCACGATAC GTGACTGCATGCTGTTGTTTATTCCTGGCAGGTAAAGTAGAGGAAACTCCAAAGAAATGTAAAGACATTATTAAGACTGCGAAAACCTTATTGACTGAACAGAAGTTCATGACTTTTGGGGAGGATCCCAAA GAAGAGGTCATGAcgttggaaagaattctgtTACAAACTATCAAATTTGATTTGCAAGTCGAACATCCATATAGTTACTTGTTAAAATATGCGAAATGCCTTAAAG GTGATAAGAACAAGTTACAAAAGATGGTTCAAATGGCTTGGACATTTGTTAACGACAG TTTATGTACAACGTTATCGCTGCAGTGGGAACCAGAAATAATAGCTGTCGCGCTAATGTACTTGGCGGGAAAACTTAGTAAATTTGAAGTAGTGGACTGGAATGGAAGGCAGACTAAACATTTACGTTGGTGGGACATGTTTGTCGAGGATGTCACCATGGACCTTCTAGAAG ATATATGCCACCAAGTACTAGATTTATATTCACAAGCAAATAATTCGAAGACACCAGATTCACCACCGATGACACCCTCCAATGAACCATGCAGGGATCGAGGTGTAACAGCACCTCCCGTCGAATCTGCATCCACCACGCCAAATG CCACCCCAGGAAAATCTACCAAGGTTGAAGTAACTGCAGTCTCCGCAAATGGATGCCCAACCACAGACGCTACAGACGCAATGAAACCAATCGAGGTGCCTCCACACTTTCCAACGTATCCAGCTCCTGGATTCGCACCTAACAACACCAACTATCCGCCAGCATTTCCTCCAGCAAATGTTTCTGTACCTCCACCACCCGTCAACACAATGAACCACATCGTCCCACCTATGCACCACATCGGTTCCTCTGCTGCCATCAGACCTGCGCCACCCACTCCTACGACAACTCAGCCGCCGTTTCAACCGTACCCTTACCCCACAAACGCCTCGTACTTCCCACCGAGCAACCCAGTGCCCCCTGCACCGCGCACGTACTACCCACCGCAACCTTAA